From a single Brassica napus cultivar Da-Ae chromosome C9, Da-Ae, whole genome shotgun sequence genomic region:
- the LOC106379571 gene encoding agamous-like MADS-box protein AGL80 — translation MTRKKVKLAFIANDSSRKATFKKRKKGLIKKVNELSTLCGINACAIIYSPYDTNPEVWPSNSGVQRIISDFRKLPEMDQNKKMVDQEAFLRQRIAKASENLKKQRKDNREMEMTEVMFQCLVGNMGMFNLNIMDLNDLGYMIDQYLKDVNRRIEILGSSGGGMELGETSNDAAAAPSEAAGTLAIVPTTTDTIQPYHHQQQHQMFRHHAAPHVGPYEQPLNLNLSHSQNQQQGFTEMMMNRPEQMSYAAEQMGFPFMNDNHHHHHYHHHQQVPGESSTTPATNVSASSANPVTSSNPTNHIWFR, via the coding sequence ATGACAAGGAAGAAGGTGAAACTTGCTTTCATTGCCAATGATTCCTCACGAAAAGCaacctttaaaaaaagaaagaaaggtttGATCAAGAAAGTAAACGAGCTTTCAACACTATGCGGTATCAACGCATGTGCCATCATCTACAGCCCCTACGACACCAATCCTGAGGTATGGCCATCAAACTCCGGCGTGCAAAGAATCATCTCAGACTTCCGGAAGTTGCCGGAGATGGACCAGAACAAGAAAATGGTGGATCAAGAAGCCTTTCTCAGACAAAGAATAGCCAAAGCCTCCGAAAATCTGAAGAAGCAGAGGAAAGACAATAGGGAGATGGAGATGACTGAAGTCATGTTCCAGTGTTTGGTCGGAAACATGGGGATGTTTAATCTGAACATTATGGATCTTAATGATTTGGGTTATATGATTGATCAATATCTTAAAGATGTTAACCGCAGGATCGAGATTTTGGGGAGTTCTGGTGGTGGTATGGAGCTTGGTGAAACCTCCAACGATGCTGCAGCGGCTCCTTCTGAAGCCGCTGGAACGTTGGCTATTGTGCCGACTACAACCGATACGATTCAGCCTTATCATCATCAGCAACAACATCAGATGTTTCGTCACCATGCAGCTCCACATGTTGGACCCTATGAGCAGCCTCTGAATCTGAACCTGAGTCATAGTCAGAATCAACAACAGGGGTTTACCGAGATGATGATGAACCGTCCCGAGCAAATGAGTTACGCGGCTGAGCAAATGGGCTTTCCGTTCATGAATGATAACCATCACCACCATCactaccaccaccaccagcaGGTCCCTGGCGAATCATCCACCACTCCGGCAACAAACGTTAGCGCAAGCAGTGCCAATCCAGTTACCAGTTCAAATCCTACCAATCATATATGGTTCCGTTAG
- the LOC111208854 gene encoding glutathione S-transferase T3-like: protein MVTFGDLGGTSQWAQLEFVGCRQICLAVDFVVEDFPRSLTSNRKLSVSGSRFSEHSSMDQRLRAQISQVPNNENPSRLLSFSHSPTVEESSSRAQTGEEKNKQRCKWTTAEDLVLISSWLNTSKDPVVGNEQKSGTFWKRIATYYNASPKVVGFPKREVSHCKQRWGKINEGVCKFVGSYDAASKQRSSGHNEDDVLKAAHQIFTNDYKLKFSLEHAWRELRNDQKWCGIYGSSQQSSGSKRKRVGEQPSFQSSASMPSVNADDESTASPIGVKAAKANKGKRSVGEGEKIVEGFQQMWELKQKDTQEQFALENMKDKVNKTKLLNSLLSRTEPLNEIEVALKNKLMTEMFFFLS, encoded by the exons ATGGTAACTTTTGGAGATTTAGGTGGAACTTCCCAGTGGGCGCAGCTAGAG TTTGTTGGTTGTCGGCAAATCTGTCTCGCGGTGGATTTTGTGGTCGAAGATTTCCCTCGGTCTCTCACCTCAAATCGAAAG TTGTCAGTAAGCGGATCAAGGTTCAGCGAGCATAGTAGCATGGATCAAAGGTTGAGAGCACAAATAAG TCAAGTACCCAACAATGAAAACCCATCTCGGTTACTGAGTTTTTCACATAGTCCAACCGTTGAGGAATCTTCTTCACGTGCACAAACCGGTGAGGAGAAAAACAAGCAAAGGTGCAAGTGGACAACAGCTGAAGACCTGGTCCTCATAAGTTCATGGCTGAATACCTCCAAGGATCCAGTAGTTGGAAATGAGCAAAAGTCAGGAACCTTTTGGAAGAGGATTGCCACTTATTATAATGCAAGTCCGAAAGTGGTTGGTTTCCCTAAGAGAGAGGTTAGCCACTGTAAGCAAAGGTGGGGAAAGATAAATGAAGGTGTCTGCAAGTTTGTGGGGTCTTATGACGCTGCATCTAAACAGAGGAGCAGTGGCCATAATGAAGATGATGTTTTGAAGGCTGCACATCAAATTTTCACCAATGATTACAAGCTTAAGTTCTCATTGGAGCATGCCTGGCGGGAGCTTAggaatgatcagaaatggtgTGGGATTTATGGAAGTAGTCAACAAAGCTCTGGTTCAAAAAGAAAGAGGGTGGGGGAACAACCATCTTTTCAGTCATCAGCATCTATGCCGAGTGTCAATGCAGATGATGAATCAACAGCTAGTCCTATTGGCGTTAAGGCAGCAAAGGCCAACAAGGGTAAAAGGTCAGTGGGAGAAGgagagaagattgtggaagggTTTCAGCAAATGTGGGAGCTAAAGCAGAAGGACACTCAAGAACAGTTTGCTCTCGAAAATATGAAGGATAAGGTTAACAAGACCAAACTGCTTAACAGTTTGCTCTCGAGAACAGAGCCACTTAATGAAATAGAAGTGGCTCTTAAGAACAAACTGATGACCGAaatgttcttctttctctcttaa